Proteins encoded within one genomic window of Alcanivorax sp. REN37:
- a CDS encoding bacteriohemerythrin: protein MNATVTLQWSQDYETGIDIIDQQHRQLFEYFALIEDQIGAGQLDQLPVVVRGLVDYAISHNTFEESLMEQAGYPMLTAHRRVHEAFRLRALGYVARLDHGEEPMKLAREVRIDIGLWLINHIKREDRHYVPYVRKVLEPGIVSGLLRRFFR, encoded by the coding sequence ATGAACGCCACGGTCACGTTGCAGTGGTCGCAAGACTACGAAACCGGCATCGACATCATTGATCAGCAGCACCGGCAGCTGTTCGAGTATTTCGCTTTGATTGAGGACCAAATCGGCGCTGGCCAGTTGGATCAATTGCCGGTGGTGGTGCGCGGGCTGGTGGACTACGCCATTTCCCACAACACCTTTGAGGAAAGCCTGATGGAGCAGGCGGGTTACCCGATGTTGACGGCCCACCGCCGCGTCCACGAAGCGTTTCGGCTACGGGCGCTCGGGTATGTGGCGCGCTTGGATCATGGCGAGGAGCCGATGAAGCTGGCGCGCGAGGTGCGCATCGATATCGGCCTGTGGCTGATCAATCACATCAAGCGCGAGGACCGCCATTACGTGCCTTATGTGCGCAAGGTGCTGGAGCCCGGCATCGTCAGTGGTCTGCTGCGGCGCTTTTTCCGCTGA
- a CDS encoding uroporphyrinogen-III synthase: MTQHVLVTRPQGQQHAIMALLQAAGFHASHQPTLTLSPLPLAAADRTRLLDLDQYQGVFFVSPNAVRFGVEALRDFWPQWPVDVHWLAVGDATAAALRAEGLDVISPPTGFNSEAVLELPQLQHVAGWKVLVLCGDGGRMLLTETLRARGAEVDRVALYQRDCAKDFKWPPEKLAAALVTSVESWQCLLNHSPDPEMLYVAGSARIGAAIGAAGFERIAVADSPHDEDMVACLIQHLSSP, from the coding sequence ATGACTCAGCATGTGCTGGTCACTCGGCCGCAAGGTCAGCAGCATGCCATCATGGCGCTGCTGCAGGCGGCCGGCTTCCACGCCAGTCACCAACCGACGCTGACGTTGTCGCCGCTGCCGCTGGCGGCAGCGGACCGCACCCGGCTGTTAGATCTCGACCAGTATCAAGGGGTGTTTTTCGTCAGCCCCAATGCGGTGCGTTTCGGAGTCGAAGCGCTGCGCGACTTCTGGCCGCAGTGGCCGGTGGATGTGCACTGGCTGGCGGTGGGTGATGCCACCGCAGCGGCTCTGCGCGCCGAAGGCCTGGATGTGATCAGTCCGCCCACCGGGTTCAACTCCGAAGCGGTGCTGGAGCTGCCGCAACTGCAACATGTGGCCGGTTGGAAAGTGCTGGTGCTGTGCGGTGACGGTGGCCGCATGTTGCTCACCGAAACATTGCGTGCCCGCGGTGCCGAGGTGGATCGCGTGGCGTTGTACCAGCGCGATTGCGCAAAAGATTTTAAATGGCCACCCGAAAAGCTGGCCGCAGCACTGGTGACCAGTGTAGAAAGCTGGCAGTGTCTGCTGAACCATTCCCCCGACCCGGAAATGCTCTATGTGGCCGGTAGCGCCCGCATCGGTGCTGCCATCGGCGCGGCGGGATTTGAACGAATTGCCGTGGCAGACAGCCCGCATGATGAGGATATGGTGGCATGTCTAATCCAGCACCTGAGCAGCCCGTAA
- a CDS encoding MAPEG family protein — protein sequence MTTAYWAMLAAILLPYLFTFFAKFRGDFGPKQNHNPREFLQTLQGSRQRANWAQQNSFEITPAFLAAVLVAHTIGQIAQPTLDQLAVAFVISRLVYGLCYIADLAILRSLVWFVGVAIIVALFVMSAG from the coding sequence ATGACCACAGCATATTGGGCGATGCTTGCAGCCATCTTGCTGCCGTACCTGTTCACGTTCTTTGCCAAGTTCCGCGGCGATTTTGGTCCCAAACAAAACCACAACCCGCGCGAGTTCCTGCAGACCCTGCAAGGGTCCCGCCAACGCGCCAACTGGGCGCAGCAAAACAGCTTTGAAATCACCCCCGCGTTCTTGGCGGCGGTGCTGGTGGCACACACCATCGGTCAGATCGCCCAGCCGACGCTGGACCAACTGGCGGTGGCGTTCGTGATCAGCCGTCTGGTGTACGGCCTCTGCTACATCGCCGACCTGGCCATTCTGCGGTCGCTGGTGTGGTTCGTTGGCGTTGCCATCATCGTCGCGCTGTTCGTGATGAGCGCGGGCTGA
- a CDS encoding heme biosynthesis HemY N-terminal domain-containing protein, translated as MKKLLLGLALLVLVVVGAVLVLGQTLLKDPGYVLIVHGNTEVTTSVSFLVLCVFLAALVLVLLTLIAVPLWRLLTPASWGPWRRRRAGLKSMREGLMHLAEGNWRDAEDRLEHAANHSEWPLPALLGATVAARQRGDGHAERYWLRAAAEYPRGELPAALLAARFALNDGVPARAREHLQAMRSRYGDSTVLLTMLMEACTREGDWAALCDLIPQLRRLHPTPQLDLRERRAWQSRMRQTANSPSYDNNEARRNALTRLWKKMPQPLHREPVLCAQYAGYLAQFGDGEAALKRIVTALSHQWDDGLPAVLEAINDISPDRLLAQIEEWLQAHPRHPVVLLTGGRIALKAQLWGQARRYFEQGAAAGSVSARAELVRLLEALGEGDAVPESYRQALLVEGHALPVLPLPRRRALPSAE; from the coding sequence ATGAAGAAACTGCTGCTGGGCTTGGCACTGCTGGTATTGGTGGTGGTCGGCGCGGTGCTGGTATTGGGCCAGACGTTGCTGAAAGACCCCGGCTACGTGCTGATCGTGCACGGCAACACCGAAGTCACCACCTCGGTGAGTTTTTTGGTGCTGTGTGTGTTCCTGGCAGCCTTGGTATTGGTGCTGCTGACGTTGATCGCGGTGCCGCTGTGGCGGCTGCTGACGCCGGCCAGCTGGGGCCCCTGGCGCCGTCGTCGCGCCGGCCTCAAATCGATGCGCGAAGGGCTGATGCATCTCGCGGAAGGTAATTGGCGTGATGCTGAAGACCGGCTCGAGCACGCTGCCAATCACAGTGAGTGGCCGCTGCCCGCACTGCTCGGTGCCACCGTGGCGGCTCGCCAGCGGGGCGATGGCCACGCCGAACGCTACTGGTTGCGCGCTGCGGCCGAGTACCCGCGTGGCGAGCTGCCAGCGGCGCTGCTGGCGGCGCGTTTTGCGCTCAATGATGGTGTGCCGGCGCGCGCTCGCGAACACCTGCAAGCGATGCGCAGCCGCTACGGTGACAGCACCGTGTTGCTGACGATGCTGATGGAAGCCTGTACCCGTGAAGGCGACTGGGCCGCGCTGTGTGATTTGATCCCGCAGCTACGCCGGCTGCATCCAACCCCGCAACTGGACCTGCGTGAGCGCCGTGCTTGGCAATCGCGCATGCGCCAGACCGCCAACAGCCCCAGCTATGACAACAATGAAGCGCGCCGCAACGCACTCACCCGACTGTGGAAGAAAATGCCACAGCCGCTGCATCGCGAGCCGGTGTTGTGCGCGCAATACGCCGGTTACTTGGCCCAGTTCGGTGATGGCGAAGCGGCGCTCAAACGTATCGTTACGGCGCTGTCCCACCAGTGGGATGACGGTTTGCCGGCGGTGCTGGAAGCGATCAACGATATTTCGCCGGACCGGTTGCTGGCGCAGATCGAAGAGTGGCTGCAGGCCCATCCGCGTCATCCGGTGGTGCTGCTCACCGGCGGCCGTATTGCGCTGAAAGCCCAGCTGTGGGGCCAGGCGCGGCGTTACTTCGAACAAGGTGCTGCTGCCGGCAGCGTCAGTGCCCGTGCCGAGTTAGTGCGGTTGCTGGAAGCCCTGGGTGAAGGCGACGCGGTGCCGGAAAGTTACCGCCAAGCATTGCTGGTGGAAGGCCATGCGCTACCGGTGTTGCCGCTGCCACGGCGGCGGGCGTTGCCGAGCGCCGAGTAA
- a CDS encoding ATP-binding protein, with translation MRLVPRTSFARSAWVVALVILLTQVLTLWFFARNAYLPGIREYSRLAVLQAELTLYPDSRDTEASTRLGEVSGIMAATPPDADDGEIPLISRPVVSSFREEIEELLGEPVQVRFEDSRRPVIWINAASFDGHWLRVPMTFFRDYDRYLMIGWGVTVPLFSVLAGLLIARGLNRPLKRLEQVAAVVARGDSVPALNDRDGPEEINAVSRAFNRMAQELAQAQRDRALLLAGVSHDLRTPLTRMRLSAEFIDDEELSHGIIGDIEDMDAILEQFIGFIRDGADEPAVYDNINELIEDCVSRFDDLECHLTLGRVPRLMLKRLTMRRLITNLLTNALKYGAPPVEITTFVQGQDVVMMVRDHGPGIRPEDIPVLLQPFSRGEKARTVTGSGLGLAIVRRIVDMHHGHMRLSNHRQGGLCVEIRLPLTGRLVQPESLSARVR, from the coding sequence GTGCGTCTGGTTCCACGAACATCTTTTGCCCGTTCCGCCTGGGTGGTGGCCTTGGTGATCCTGCTCACCCAGGTGCTGACGCTGTGGTTTTTTGCCCGCAACGCTTACTTGCCCGGCATCCGTGAATATTCCCGTCTGGCGGTGTTGCAAGCCGAGCTGACGCTGTACCCCGACAGCCGCGACACCGAGGCGTCGACCCGGCTCGGCGAGGTGTCGGGCATCATGGCGGCGACACCGCCGGATGCTGACGACGGCGAGATTCCGCTGATCTCGCGCCCGGTGGTCAGCAGCTTCCGCGAAGAAATCGAAGAGTTGCTCGGCGAGCCGGTGCAGGTGCGTTTCGAGGATTCGCGGCGACCGGTGATTTGGATCAACGCCGCCTCGTTTGACGGCCACTGGCTGCGGGTGCCGATGACGTTTTTCCGCGACTACGATCGTTATTTGATGATCGGCTGGGGCGTCACCGTGCCGCTGTTCTCGGTGCTGGCCGGGTTGCTGATTGCGCGTGGTTTGAACCGGCCGCTGAAACGGCTGGAGCAGGTGGCGGCAGTGGTCGCGCGCGGCGATTCGGTGCCAGCGCTGAATGACCGTGACGGCCCGGAAGAAATCAACGCCGTGAGCCGCGCCTTCAACCGCATGGCGCAGGAGTTGGCGCAGGCCCAGCGCGACCGGGCGTTGTTGCTGGCCGGGGTGTCCCATGACTTGCGCACGCCGCTGACGCGGATGCGGCTGTCGGCAGAGTTCATTGACGATGAGGAGCTGTCCCACGGCATCATCGGCGACATCGAAGACATGGACGCGATCCTCGAACAGTTCATCGGCTTTATCCGCGATGGCGCTGACGAGCCGGCGGTGTACGACAACATCAATGAACTGATCGAAGACTGCGTCAGTCGCTTTGACGACCTCGAATGCCATCTGACCCTAGGCCGGGTGCCGCGGCTGATGCTCAAGCGGCTGACCATGCGCCGCTTGATCACCAACTTGCTCACCAATGCGCTCAAGTACGGCGCGCCGCCGGTGGAAATCACCACCTTCGTGCAGGGGCAGGATGTGGTGATGATGGTGCGCGACCACGGCCCCGGCATTCGGCCAGAAGACATCCCGGTGCTGCTGCAACCGTTCTCGCGCGGTGAAAAAGCTCGCACCGTCACGGGTTCTGGTTTGGGGCTGGCGATCGTGCGCCGCATTGTCGACATGCACCACGGCCACATGCGCCTGAGCAACCACCGCCAAGGCGGCCTGTGCGTGGAAATCCGTCTGCCGCTCACCGGTCGGCTGGTGCAGCCGGAGTCGCTGTCGGCGCGGGTGCGCTGA
- a CDS encoding 2Fe-2S iron-sulfur cluster-binding protein: MRITVRHLSEGFDAGPEDTLLEAGRRAGFGFPHACRNGNCLRCQGTLLHGKVRQRIGNLASAEQHLCATPESPCQVLYCVAYALSDCEIDVPDVTAPGQLPVFEVACQVHAIDPLSPDVSRVLLRLPAGRKVRWYAGQYLLLQVPGGSLSAFSIANPAPARMLELHVRHPAGQASTDHLMAALAEHATVQVTLPQGTRHLGEHPSTRPQWFICGSTGFAPVKAMIEQLLTLPSPPPIRLYWGARQQPDLYLESLARHWAAEHGIALVLALSDLPQAGYVHGLVQEPVLADLPHHAWGEFHVAGSPPMAWAVHDALAAAGVPRADIHSDVFDYAPRD, from the coding sequence ATGCGCATCACCGTCCGCCATCTGTCCGAAGGGTTCGACGCCGGCCCCGAAGACACGCTGTTGGAGGCCGGTCGCCGCGCCGGTTTCGGTTTCCCCCACGCCTGCCGCAACGGCAATTGCCTGCGCTGCCAGGGCACCCTGCTGCACGGTAAGGTGCGCCAGCGGATCGGCAATTTGGCCAGTGCCGAACAACACCTCTGCGCCACCCCGGAATCACCTTGTCAGGTGCTATACTGCGTCGCTTATGCCTTGAGTGATTGCGAGATTGACGTGCCGGATGTCACCGCGCCGGGCCAGTTGCCGGTGTTTGAAGTAGCTTGCCAAGTCCACGCCATCGACCCCCTCAGCCCGGATGTCAGCCGGGTACTGCTGCGGCTGCCCGCCGGCCGCAAAGTACGCTGGTATGCCGGCCAGTACCTGTTGTTGCAGGTGCCGGGCGGCAGCCTGTCCGCGTTCTCGATCGCCAATCCGGCACCGGCGCGGATGCTGGAGCTGCACGTGCGCCACCCCGCTGGCCAAGCCTCCACCGACCACCTGATGGCCGCACTGGCCGAGCACGCCACGGTGCAGGTGACGTTGCCGCAGGGCACCCGCCACTTGGGCGAACACCCGTCGACGCGGCCGCAGTGGTTCATCTGCGGCTCCACTGGCTTTGCGCCGGTGAAGGCCATGATCGAGCAGCTGCTGACACTGCCCTCACCGCCGCCGATTCGTCTGTACTGGGGCGCCCGCCAACAGCCGGACCTGTACCTGGAGTCGCTGGCGCGCCACTGGGCAGCCGAGCACGGCATTGCGCTGGTACTGGCGCTGTCCGACCTGCCGCAGGCGGGCTACGTGCACGGACTGGTGCAGGAGCCGGTGCTGGCGGACCTGCCGCACCACGCCTGGGGCGAATTCCATGTGGCCGGCTCGCCGCCGATGGCCTGGGCCGTGCATGATGCGCTGGCGGCCGCCGGTGTGCCCCGTGCCGATATCCATTCCGATGTGTTTGATTACGCGCCCCGCGATTGA
- a CDS encoding NAD(P)/FAD-dependent oxidoreductase — protein MTAPRILVVGGGAGGLPLVTFLGKRLGRKQLADVVLIDSNTNHVWKPRYHEVATGAIDADLDAVDFRAHARLNHYRFVPGALTAVDTAARSVTLAAVVGANGQTVLPERTMDYDYLVLALGSQSNDFNTPGVREHAMFMDSRRQAERFRERFLNACMQADFENRPLSIAIVGGGATGVELAAELHHAVSMLKLYGHEHLDRRRLNVHLIEATSRLLPALPEKVSSSARSHLERLGVKVHTDTLVECAEAGAFVVKGGERIEGDLLVWAAGVKAPDVLSSLQGFSFNRIGQIDVEPTLQARGHEQVYVIGDSASCILPGSERPLPPRAQTAQQMAHHLAKSLEGVVLRGRTPTPFVYRDRGSLVSLSKYSSVGTLIPTAKGSNLFIEGALARWAYISLYRMHQAALYGWPRTVMLLIAGRFNRLVRPRLKLH, from the coding sequence ATGACGGCACCGAGAATTCTGGTGGTCGGCGGCGGCGCCGGCGGCCTGCCCTTGGTCACCTTCCTCGGCAAGCGGCTCGGCCGTAAACAATTGGCCGATGTGGTGCTGATCGACAGCAATACCAACCACGTCTGGAAGCCGCGCTATCACGAGGTCGCCACCGGCGCCATCGACGCCGATTTGGATGCGGTGGATTTCCGCGCCCACGCCCGTCTCAACCATTACCGCTTTGTGCCCGGCGCGCTTACCGCGGTGGATACCGCCGCACGCAGCGTGACGCTGGCGGCGGTGGTGGGTGCCAACGGCCAGACCGTGCTGCCGGAACGCACCATGGATTACGACTACTTGGTGCTGGCGCTGGGCAGCCAGAGCAATGACTTCAACACCCCCGGCGTGCGCGAGCATGCCATGTTCATGGACAGCCGCCGCCAGGCCGAGCGGTTCCGCGAGCGCTTCCTTAATGCCTGCATGCAGGCGGATTTCGAGAACCGCCCGCTGTCGATCGCCATCGTCGGCGGCGGCGCCACCGGCGTAGAGCTGGCGGCGGAACTGCACCACGCGGTGTCGATGCTCAAGCTCTACGGCCACGAGCACCTCGACCGCCGGCGCCTGAATGTGCACCTGATCGAGGCCACCTCACGGCTGCTGCCGGCGCTGCCGGAAAAAGTATCGTCTTCGGCCCGTTCCCATCTGGAGCGGCTGGGCGTGAAGGTGCACACCGACACGCTGGTGGAGTGCGCCGAAGCCGGCGCCTTTGTGGTCAAAGGCGGCGAGCGCATCGAAGGCGATTTGCTGGTGTGGGCGGCCGGCGTGAAAGCACCGGACGTGCTCAGCAGCCTGCAAGGCTTCAGCTTCAACCGCATCGGCCAGATCGACGTGGAGCCGACGCTGCAGGCACGCGGCCATGAACAGGTGTATGTGATCGGCGACAGCGCCAGCTGCATCCTGCCCGGCAGCGAGCGGCCGTTGCCGCCACGCGCACAAACCGCGCAGCAAATGGCGCACCATTTGGCCAAGAGCTTGGAAGGCGTCGTCCTACGTGGCCGCACGCCGACGCCGTTCGTCTACCGCGACCGCGGTTCGCTGGTGTCGCTGAGCAAGTACTCCTCGGTGGGCACGCTGATCCCCACCGCCAAGGGCAGCAACCTGTTCATCGAAGGCGCCTTGGCACGCTGGGCGTACATCAGCCTGTACCGCATGCACCAAGCCGCCCTGTACGGCTGGCCGCGCACGGTGATGCTGCTGATCGCTGGCCGCTTCAACCGTCTGGTGCGTCCGCGCCTGAAGCTGCACTGA
- the hemC gene encoding hydroxymethylbilane synthase → MTASVLRIATRSSPLAVWQAEFVKSELQALHPELAVELVRIKTQGDKILDTPLAKIGGKGLFVKELEEAMLDGRADIAVHSMKDVPMVLPDGLCLPVICARHDPRDAFVSNDYARLEDLPQGARVGTSSLRRSAQLQAWRPDLQVLSLRGNVQTRLGKLDAGEFDGILLAAAGLKRLELTDRIRHELSAEQSLPAVGQGAVGIECRSEDPRVHALLVPLNDVDTWDCVVAERALNRRLEGGCQVPIAAFAELEGDTLTLRALVASEDGSEVLRAQQQAPRGEAEALGIAVAETLLSQGAGRILAAVYGHAPQ, encoded by the coding sequence ATGACCGCATCTGTGCTTCGCATCGCCACCCGCTCCAGTCCGCTTGCTGTGTGGCAGGCCGAGTTCGTCAAATCAGAACTGCAGGCGCTGCATCCGGAGTTGGCGGTGGAGCTGGTGCGCATCAAAACCCAGGGCGACAAGATCCTCGATACGCCGCTGGCCAAGATCGGTGGCAAGGGCCTGTTCGTGAAAGAACTGGAAGAGGCGATGCTCGATGGCCGTGCCGATATCGCCGTACATTCGATGAAGGACGTGCCGATGGTGCTGCCGGACGGGCTGTGCCTGCCGGTGATCTGTGCGCGCCATGATCCGCGTGATGCATTTGTATCCAATGATTACGCACGTCTGGAAGACCTGCCGCAGGGCGCGCGCGTGGGCACCTCTAGCCTGCGCCGCTCGGCACAGCTGCAAGCCTGGCGTCCGGATCTGCAGGTGCTGAGTTTGCGCGGCAACGTGCAGACCCGGCTCGGCAAACTCGACGCCGGCGAGTTCGACGGCATCCTGCTGGCCGCCGCCGGCCTCAAGCGACTGGAGTTGACCGACCGCATTCGTCACGAGCTGTCCGCCGAGCAAAGCCTGCCGGCGGTGGGTCAGGGCGCCGTCGGCATTGAATGCCGCAGTGAGGATCCGCGGGTGCATGCGTTGCTGGTGCCGCTCAATGATGTCGACACTTGGGATTGCGTGGTGGCCGAGCGCGCCCTGAACCGCCGGCTGGAAGGTGGCTGCCAAGTGCCGATTGCCGCCTTCGCGGAGTTGGAGGGCGATACCCTGACGCTGCGCGCCTTGGTCGCCAGCGAAGACGGCAGCGAAGTGCTGCGCGCGCAGCAGCAGGCACCCCGTGGCGAGGCCGAAGCGCTTGGCATCGCGGTGGCGGAAACGCTGCTGTCACAGGGCGCCGGCCGTATCCTCGCTGCGGTTTACGGGCACGCGCCGCAATGA
- a CDS encoding uroporphyrinogen-III C-methyltransferase, translated as MSNPAPEQPVTAADDKAAQTAPPGTAPKRPPIPPRATPAKRRGSPWKKLGWLLLLLLIAAGAFFSWQWWELYQTQRHAGDGWKPELGRVEQQQQQQLGELSSQQQALERKLAQLSAQLQELDARPTPQVVQSQGNARDEQRRLLNEAMSLANLAEQQLLLSGDSAASRRLYNAADELLSGADVPGVTRLRAELAKDLAALGAADHLDAVTVVLRLQGLEQQVERLATTRPATLEQLEAAIAPPPDDASWWQRLVHHLPLQVRRHQDNAPVPMDDATRQLVRVMLESSLQEARLAVLRGSGPLYAGALQRAESLVNEWFDEQDPMVANFSDQLETLQGLSVARALPELGHGLRAMRAARDALRDGDRS; from the coding sequence ATGTCTAATCCAGCACCTGAGCAGCCCGTAACGGCCGCTGACGATAAAGCGGCGCAGACCGCTCCCCCCGGTACCGCCCCGAAACGCCCGCCGATTCCGCCCCGCGCAACGCCGGCCAAACGCCGCGGCAGCCCGTGGAAGAAGCTCGGTTGGCTATTGTTGCTGCTGTTGATCGCCGCCGGTGCCTTCTTCTCTTGGCAGTGGTGGGAGCTGTACCAAACCCAGCGCCATGCCGGTGACGGCTGGAAGCCAGAGCTGGGCCGGGTGGAGCAGCAGCAACAGCAGCAATTGGGTGAGTTGAGCAGCCAGCAGCAGGCGCTGGAGCGCAAGCTGGCGCAGTTGTCCGCCCAGTTGCAGGAGCTCGACGCGCGGCCGACGCCACAGGTGGTGCAGAGCCAAGGCAACGCCCGCGACGAACAGCGCCGGCTGCTGAACGAAGCCATGTCGTTGGCGAATCTAGCTGAGCAGCAATTGCTGCTGAGCGGTGACAGCGCCGCGTCGCGCCGTCTCTACAATGCTGCCGATGAGTTGCTATCCGGCGCTGACGTGCCCGGGGTGACCCGACTGCGCGCTGAATTGGCCAAGGATCTCGCCGCACTGGGCGCGGCAGACCACCTCGATGCCGTCACTGTGGTGCTGCGCCTGCAAGGGCTGGAGCAGCAGGTGGAGCGTCTGGCCACTACGCGCCCGGCGACGCTGGAGCAATTGGAAGCCGCCATCGCGCCGCCGCCGGACGACGCCAGTTGGTGGCAGCGGCTGGTGCATCATCTGCCGCTGCAGGTGCGCCGTCACCAGGACAACGCACCGGTACCGATGGACGACGCCACCCGCCAACTGGTGCGGGTGATGCTGGAATCTTCGTTGCAGGAAGCGCGCCTGGCGGTACTGCGCGGTAGCGGCCCGCTTTATGCCGGGGCGCTGCAGCGCGCCGAGTCGCTGGTCAACGAATGGTTCGATGAGCAGGACCCGATGGTGGCCAACTTCAGTGATCAGTTGGAAACGCTGCAGGGACTGTCGGTGGCGCGCGCATTGCCGGAACTCGGTCACGGCCTGCGCGCCATGCGCGCAGCCCGTGACGCGCTGCGCGATGGGGACCGCTCATGA
- the hemH gene encoding ferrochelatase, with the protein MRYQSPHANAVFDQPRTAVLLVNLGTPDAPTPAALRRYLKEFLWDPRVVEIPRLPWWLILNLLVLRLRPKRSAAAYRTVWTERGSPLLFHTQDQCDRLREALQAQYPQLEVAFAMRYGSPSLPQELDRLQAAGVDKLIVLPLYPQYSGSTTGSVVDALGAHFRRRRWVPSLHVVGEYHRHPAYIEALAEQVEQYWARHGRGDRLVFSFHGVPERYATAGDPYPVQCHATAALLAARLGLAEDAWQTTFQSRFGKAKWLTPYTDQTMKALPGQGVKHVQLFCPGFSADCLETLEEIAVENRGYFIEAGGERFEYISALNAEPRHINMMAAVLAAPLADWADRSHS; encoded by the coding sequence ATGCGCTACCAGAGTCCCCATGCCAATGCCGTGTTCGACCAGCCCCGCACGGCGGTGCTGCTGGTCAACCTGGGCACCCCTGATGCCCCCACTCCGGCGGCCCTGCGCCGCTACCTGAAGGAGTTCCTGTGGGACCCGCGAGTAGTGGAGATCCCGCGCCTGCCGTGGTGGCTGATCCTCAACCTGCTGGTGCTGCGACTGCGGCCAAAGCGCTCCGCTGCCGCTTATCGCACCGTCTGGACCGAGCGCGGCTCGCCGCTGCTGTTCCATACCCAGGACCAGTGCGATCGGTTGCGTGAGGCACTGCAAGCACAGTACCCGCAGCTGGAGGTGGCGTTTGCCATGCGCTACGGCTCACCGTCGCTGCCGCAGGAGCTGGACCGCCTGCAAGCCGCCGGCGTGGACAAGCTGATCGTGCTGCCGCTTTACCCGCAGTATTCCGGTTCCACCACCGGCTCGGTGGTGGACGCCCTCGGCGCGCATTTCCGCCGGCGCCGCTGGGTGCCGAGCCTGCATGTGGTCGGCGAGTACCATCGCCACCCGGCCTATATCGAGGCGCTGGCGGAACAGGTGGAGCAGTACTGGGCACGCCATGGTCGCGGCGACCGCTTGGTGTTTTCCTTCCACGGCGTGCCGGAGCGTTATGCCACCGCCGGCGATCCCTACCCGGTGCAGTGCCACGCCACTGCCGCGTTGCTGGCAGCGCGGCTGGGTCTGGCCGAGGATGCGTGGCAAACCACCTTCCAATCCCGCTTCGGCAAAGCCAAATGGCTAACGCCCTACACCGACCAAACCATGAAAGCGCTGCCCGGCCAGGGCGTGAAACACGTGCAGCTGTTCTGCCCTGGCTTCTCGGCGGACTGCTTGGAAACGCTGGAGGAAATCGCGGTGGAAAACCGTGGTTACTTCATCGAGGCCGGTGGCGAGCGATTCGAATACATCAGCGCACTCAACGCTGAACCGCGCCACATCAACATGATGGCCGCGGTACTGGCGGCGCCGCTGGCCGACTGGGCTGATCGCAGTCACAGCTGA